The Deinococcus arcticus genome has a segment encoding these proteins:
- a CDS encoding SMI1/KNR4 family protein, with product MPNPTPFHTIRSWWPAEQTAPTEPENLTPLFQRLERELKVAVPDDLQQYFHQLNPLLARQAQALFYGLSALPLQAGLDERGGFLSSVFMDPAFQTVEAVDPPGTVRPVAFDAGWLPLAHDHSGAYIAADLRPDPGGQVGQIINFGARELKRFVLASSITQFLSDLLQNIAQGRVEQVCEAGVVEVRFTDADITHPLDLCEQFGAQALRPAGSARKQSPGAGPA from the coding sequence ATGCCCAACCCCACCCCTTTTCACACCATCCGGTCCTGGTGGCCCGCTGAGCAGACCGCTCCCACTGAGCCGGAGAACCTGACGCCACTGTTCCAGCGTCTGGAACGCGAGTTGAAGGTGGCCGTGCCAGACGATCTTCAGCAGTATTTTCATCAGCTGAACCCCCTCTTGGCGCGGCAGGCGCAGGCCCTGTTCTACGGCCTGAGCGCCCTGCCGCTGCAGGCAGGCCTGGATGAGCGCGGGGGCTTCCTCAGCAGCGTCTTCATGGACCCTGCTTTTCAAACGGTGGAGGCAGTTGATCCCCCGGGCACCGTGAGGCCGGTGGCCTTCGATGCGGGCTGGCTGCCGCTGGCCCACGACCACAGCGGAGCGTACATCGCGGCAGATCTGCGCCCAGACCCTGGCGGCCAGGTGGGGCAGATCATCAACTTTGGCGCGCGGGAGCTTAAACGCTTTGTCCTGGCGTCCTCCATCACGCAGTTTCTCTCGGACCTGCTTCAGAACATCGCGCAGGGTCGCGTGGAGCAGGTCTGCGAGGCCGGGGTCGTGGAGGTCCGCTTCACCGACGCGGACATCACCCACCCGCTGGACCTGTGCGAACAGTTCGGGGCCCAAGCTCTGCGGCCTGCAGGGTCGGCGCGGAAGCAATCACCTGGGGCCGGCCCGGCCTAG
- a CDS encoding glycosyltransferase family 4 protein — translation MRVGIVTATYLPSRNGVATSTALFARGLRERGHDVRIFAPRHPQVTAPEDGVYRLNSSFAGARALGAPADYPVMLAPGPLLTARLPLRDLDVLHTMHPFLAGGLALKWARLSGAPVVYTAHTQYDQYLHYAPMPERVGRAVLRPHVSAFARRVSAVLAPGQAMVDMLRAYGYGGAVELFPNPVDLAAFRAAEGAAFRAQFHVGPDTPLVVSLGRLAPEKNLDVMLRAFDQARASRPELRLLVVGDGPSRAGLQTRAPEGVTFTGPIPYARVPEALAAADAFVTASTSEVLPMSMIEALASGTPLVAARSPAALDLIAEGENGTVREPTPEALAGGLLDTLAPGQLPALKAGARASAARYDLPVRAQALEAVYERVLTARH, via the coding sequence GTGCGCGTGGGGATTGTCACAGCGACCTACCTGCCGTCCCGCAACGGGGTGGCGACGAGTACCGCTCTTTTTGCGCGGGGCCTGCGTGAACGCGGCCATGACGTGCGCATCTTCGCGCCGCGTCACCCCCAGGTGACCGCGCCCGAAGACGGCGTGTACCGCCTGAATTCCTCGTTTGCCGGGGCGCGCGCCCTGGGCGCCCCGGCCGACTACCCGGTGATGCTGGCGCCGGGGCCGCTGCTTACAGCGCGGCTGCCGCTGCGCGACCTGGACGTGCTGCACACCATGCACCCCTTTCTGGCCGGCGGACTGGCGCTGAAATGGGCGCGGCTGTCCGGGGCGCCGGTGGTGTACACCGCCCACACCCAGTACGACCAGTACCTGCACTACGCCCCCATGCCCGAGCGGGTGGGCCGCGCGGTGCTGCGCCCGCACGTCAGCGCCTTTGCCCGGCGCGTCTCGGCGGTGCTGGCTCCGGGGCAGGCCATGGTGGACATGCTGCGCGCCTACGGCTACGGCGGCGCGGTGGAGCTGTTTCCCAACCCGGTGGACCTTGCCGCCTTCCGGGCCGCCGAGGGCGCCGCGTTTCGCGCGCAGTTTCATGTGGGTCCAGACACGCCGCTGGTGGTATCGCTGGGCCGGCTGGCGCCAGAAAAGAATCTGGACGTGATGCTGCGCGCCTTTGACCAGGCCCGCGCCAGCCGCCCCGAACTGCGCCTGCTGGTGGTGGGCGACGGGCCCAGCCGCGCGGGCCTGCAGACCCGGGCCCCGGAGGGCGTGACCTTCACCGGCCCCATTCCCTACGCCCGGGTGCCCGAAGCCCTGGCCGCCGCCGACGCCTTCGTGACCGCCAGCACCAGCGAGGTGCTGCCCATGAGCATGATTGAAGCGCTGGCCTCCGGCACGCCGCTGGTGGCCGCGCGCAGCCCGGCAGCCCTGGACCTGATTGCCGAGGGCGAAAACGGCACGGTGCGCGAGCCCACGCCCGAGGCCCTGGCCGGGGGCCTGCTGGACACCCTGGCCCCCGGGCAACTGCCTGCCCTGAAGGCCGGGGCCCGCGCCAGCGCCGCCCGCTACGATCTGCCGGTGCGGGCCCAGGCGCTGGAAGCGGTCTATGAACGTGTGCTGACAGCGCGGCACTAG
- a CDS encoding S9 family peptidase, protein MTQPNRGQPGPDSLLQLSFPSDPQVSPDGTRAAFVLTRVAEEDPHKPDASFARPRYKGQIWLADAAGTRALTHGEGRDGSPRWSPDGQTLAFIRKAGEGGGAQLHLLPLSGGEARRVTHFRGGVQDPQWSPDGRHIAFLSTADDEDKRDERGEARIITRPRYRLNGRDWLPERPARLFVLTVASGEVREWFAPQVELGGVTWLPDSQSVLLIAPQSERHGAQWQDEVWQLRLEDQTPRQVTAWNSAVQAVVPHPDGTHFVLVGRPEGQGNTEHAHLYLLPLQGPGAPLRLDPGHDSPVGNLVGGDCHVGAMPGTPTWLDERTLLFSSTVRGSCGLFTAALDGAGVRPHDHDPQTVIAAFTARGGGVALIRERADCFPEVELNGQAVTQLHAALPFPVRSPARVTFSTELGEGEGWVLRPGGEGPFPALLNIHGGPHTDYGHAFMHEFQLMAARGYGVCYSNPRGSVGYGQAWVDAIHGRWGSVDMDDLLAFFDRCLASDPALDEARTAVMGGSYGGYMTNWITAHTPRFQAAITDRSICNLISFGGTSDIGLRFWDDELGLNFHRRGDALKLWDLSPLQYVENVQTPTLIVHSVLDHRCPVEQAEQWYAALTLHGVPVRFVRFPGEDHELSRSGRPDRRLTRLSEYLGWLDQWLGEGEVTPGAADLNRQGAAVPAAE, encoded by the coding sequence ATGACACAACCCAACCGGGGCCAGCCCGGCCCGGACAGCCTGCTGCAGCTCTCGTTTCCCTCGGACCCCCAGGTCAGCCCGGACGGCACGCGGGCCGCCTTTGTCCTGACGCGCGTGGCCGAAGAGGACCCCCACAAGCCGGACGCCAGCTTTGCCCGGCCGCGCTACAAGGGCCAGATCTGGCTGGCCGACGCGGCGGGCACCCGGGCGCTGACCCACGGCGAGGGCCGCGACGGCTCGCCGCGCTGGTCGCCGGACGGGCAGACACTGGCCTTTATCCGCAAGGCGGGCGAGGGGGGCGGCGCGCAGCTACACCTGCTGCCACTCTCGGGCGGCGAGGCCCGGCGCGTGACCCATTTCCGGGGCGGCGTGCAGGACCCGCAGTGGAGCCCCGACGGCCGCCACATCGCCTTTCTGAGCACCGCCGACGATGAGGACAAACGCGACGAGCGCGGCGAGGCCCGGATCATCACCCGGCCGCGCTACCGCCTCAATGGCCGCGACTGGCTGCCCGAGCGCCCCGCGCGGCTGTTCGTGCTGACAGTGGCCAGCGGCGAGGTGCGCGAGTGGTTTGCCCCCCAGGTGGAACTGGGCGGCGTGACGTGGCTGCCCGACAGCCAGAGCGTGCTGCTGATTGCCCCCCAGAGCGAGCGCCACGGCGCCCAGTGGCAGGACGAGGTGTGGCAGCTGCGCCTGGAGGACCAGACCCCCCGGCAGGTCACAGCCTGGAACTCGGCGGTGCAGGCGGTGGTGCCGCACCCGGACGGCACGCACTTCGTGCTGGTGGGCCGCCCCGAGGGCCAGGGCAACACCGAGCACGCCCACCTGTATCTGCTGCCACTGCAGGGCCCGGGCGCGCCCCTGCGCCTGGACCCCGGGCACGACTCGCCCGTGGGCAATCTGGTGGGCGGCGACTGCCATGTGGGCGCCATGCCCGGCACCCCCACCTGGCTGGACGAACGCACGCTGCTGTTTTCCTCGACGGTGCGCGGCAGCTGCGGGCTGTTCACTGCGGCGCTGGACGGCGCCGGGGTGCGCCCGCACGACCACGACCCCCAGACTGTAATTGCCGCTTTCACCGCGCGGGGCGGCGGGGTGGCCCTGATCCGCGAGCGCGCCGACTGCTTTCCCGAGGTGGAACTGAACGGGCAGGCAGTGACCCAGCTGCACGCCGCGCTGCCCTTTCCGGTGCGCTCACCGGCCCGCGTGACCTTTTCCACCGAGCTGGGCGAGGGCGAAGGCTGGGTGCTGCGCCCGGGGGGCGAGGGCCCCTTTCCCGCCCTGCTGAACATTCACGGCGGCCCGCACACGGATTACGGCCACGCCTTCATGCACGAATTCCAGCTGATGGCCGCACGCGGTTACGGCGTGTGCTACAGCAATCCGCGCGGCAGTGTGGGCTACGGACAGGCGTGGGTGGACGCCATTCACGGCCGCTGGGGCAGCGTGGATATGGACGACCTGCTGGCCTTTTTCGACCGCTGCCTGGCGAGCGACCCTGCGCTGGACGAAGCGCGCACTGCCGTGATGGGCGGCAGTTACGGCGGCTACATGACGAACTGGATCACGGCGCACACCCCGCGCTTTCAGGCGGCAATCACCGACCGGTCCATCTGCAACCTGATTTCCTTCGGGGGCACCAGCGACATTGGCCTGCGCTTCTGGGACGACGAACTGGGCCTGAATTTCCATCGCCGGGGCGACGCCCTGAAGCTGTGGGACCTGAGTCCCCTGCAATACGTGGAAAACGTGCAGACCCCCACCCTGATCGTGCATTCGGTGCTGGACCACCGCTGCCCGGTGGAACAGGCCGAGCAGTGGTACGCCGCCCTGACGCTGCACGGGGTGCCGGTGCGCTTCGTGCGCTTTCCAGGCGAGGACCATGAACTCAGCCGCTCGGGCCGCCCCGACCGCCGCCTGACCCGCCTGAGCGAGTACCTGGGGTGGCTGGACCAGTGGCTGGGGGAGGGCGAGGTCACGCCCGGAGCAGCCGACCTGAACCGCCAGGGCGCGGCCGTGCCTGCGGCGGAATAG
- a CDS encoding M20 family metallopeptidase — translation MSHPAPDIDLSALQADLRQLVEIESPSSDPLAVAHVMNVVEGWARALGAETHALGGGTRVFRFGVDGTRPPLLVLTHADTVWPHGTLAHMPFRVDGERLYGPGTYDMKAGIAGLFHALRALRGEWPRGGVTVLLSPDEETGSETSRAHIEAAARQSRAALVVEPPVADTHALKTGRKGTGSFTLTFTGIASHAGNKPEEGASAITAAAEAVLALQALARPEAGTTVSVGLMAGGSAVNVIPADCTLHLDLRVSTLAEAERLDAAVRAWRPGDARVQVNVAGGLNRPPFEQGPGTLALYEQARAIAGDLGFDLPHAVVGGGSDGNFTAPIIPTLDGLGAPGDGAHAAHEHVRLDRWPDHVRLLTRLLREV, via the coding sequence ATGAGCCACCCTGCCCCCGACATAGACCTGAGCGCCCTGCAGGCCGACCTGCGCCAGCTCGTGGAGATCGAGTCGCCGTCCAGCGATCCGCTGGCCGTGGCCCATGTGATGAACGTGGTGGAAGGCTGGGCGCGCGCCCTGGGCGCCGAGACCCACGCCCTGGGCGGCGGCACCCGCGTGTTCCGCTTCGGGGTGGACGGCACGCGGCCCCCGCTGCTGGTGCTGACCCACGCCGATACGGTCTGGCCCCACGGCACCCTGGCCCACATGCCCTTTCGGGTGGACGGCGAGCGCCTGTACGGCCCCGGCACCTACGACATGAAAGCGGGCATTGCGGGGCTGTTCCACGCGCTGCGGGCCCTGCGCGGCGAGTGGCCGCGAGGCGGCGTGACCGTGCTGCTCTCACCCGATGAAGAAACAGGCAGCGAGACCAGCCGCGCCCACATTGAAGCCGCTGCCCGCCAGAGCCGCGCCGCGCTGGTGGTGGAGCCCCCGGTGGCCGACACCCACGCCCTGAAAACCGGGCGCAAGGGCACCGGCTCGTTCACCCTGACCTTCACTGGCATTGCCAGTCACGCGGGCAACAAACCCGAAGAGGGGGCCAGCGCCATCACGGCGGCGGCCGAGGCGGTGCTGGCCCTGCAGGCCCTGGCCCGCCCGGAGGCAGGCACCACCGTCAGCGTGGGCCTGATGGCGGGAGGCAGCGCGGTGAACGTGATTCCAGCCGACTGCACCCTGCACCTTGACCTGCGCGTGAGCACCCTGGCCGAGGCCGAGCGCCTGGACGCCGCCGTGCGGGCGTGGCGCCCGGGGGACGCCCGGGTGCAGGTGAACGTGGCCGGCGGCCTGAACCGCCCGCCCTTCGAGCAGGGCCCCGGCACCCTGGCCCTGTACGAACAGGCCCGCGCCATTGCCGGGGACCTGGGCTTTGACCTGCCCCACGCGGTGGTGGGGGGCGGCAGCGACGGCAATTTCACGGCGCCCATCATTCCCACCCTGGACGGCCTGGGCGCCCCCGGCGACGGTGCGCACGCGGCCCACGAACACGTGCGCCTGGACCGCTGGCCCGACCACGTGCGCCTGCTGACCCGCCTGCTGCGCGAGGTGTAA